One Pogoniulus pusillus isolate bPogPus1 chromosome 10, bPogPus1.pri, whole genome shotgun sequence genomic window carries:
- the CLPTM1L gene encoding lipid scramblase CLPTM1L, whose amino-acid sequence MLSRSSFTSLVVGVFAVYVAHTCWVMYGIVYTRPCPTVGAAESGTAGCVWPYLARRPKLQLSVYTTTRSNIGAESNIDLVLNVEDFDIESKFERTVNVTVPKKTRNNGTLYAYIFLHHAGILPWHDSKQVHIISPLTTYMVPKPEEINLLTGESATQQIEAEKQINALDEPVSHWRSRLTLNVMVEDFVFDGSSLPADVHRYMKMVQLGKTVHYLPILFIDQLSNRVKDLMVINRSTTELPLTVSYDKISLGKLRFWIHMQDAVYSLQQFGFSEKDADEVKGIFVDTNLYFLALTFFVAAFHLLFDFLAFKNDISFWKKKRSMIGMSTKAVLWRCFSTVVIFLFLLDEQTSLLVLIPAGIGAVIELWKVKKALKMKIKWQGLRPKIQYGTYNDSEKKTEEYDTQAMKYLSYLLYPLCIGGAGYSLLNVKYKSWYSWLINSFVNGVYAFGFLFMLPQLFVNYKMKSVAHLPWKAFTYKAFNTFIDDIFAFIITMPTSHRLACFRDDVVFLVYLYQRWLYPVDKSRVNEYGESYEEKPKKKNS is encoded by the exons ATGCTGAGCCGCAGCTCATTCACCAGCCTGGTGGTGGGGGTGTTTGCCGTGTACGTGGCGCACACTTGCTGGGTGATGTACGGTATCGTCTACACGCGGCCCTGTCCGACAGTAGGAGCAGCCGAGAGTGGCACGGCGGGGTGTGTCTGGCCTTACCTGGCGCGGAGGCCGAAACTGCAG TTGAGCGTGTATACTACCACACGATCGAACATTGGTGCTGAGAGTAATATAGATCTGGTTTTGAATGTGGAGGATTTTGATATTGAGTCAAAATTTGAAAG gACAGTGAATGTCACTGTACCAAAGAAAACTCGAAATAATGGCAcattatatgcatatatatttcTTCATCACGCTGGCATTTTGCCTTGGCATGACAGTAAGCAGGTGCACATAATAAGCCCACTAACCACATACATGGTCCCTAAACCCGAGGAGATTAATCTGCTCACTGGAGAATCAGCCACACAG caaattgaagcagaaaaacagaTCAATGCTCTAGATGAGCCTGTCTCTCACTGGAGGTCAAGATTAACCTTAAATGTCATGGTAGAAGATTTTGTATTTGATGGATCATCCCTCCCCGCTGATGTTCACCGTTATATGAAGAT GGTTCAGTTGGGGAAGACAGTGCATTACCTTCCAATATTATTTATTGATCAGCTAAGCAACAGAGTGAAAGATTTGATG GTTATAAATCGTTCAACAACAGAGCTTCCTCTTACAGTGTCTTATGACAAAATATCTCTTGGAAAACTCCGGTTCTGGATCCACATGCAGGATGCTGTGTATTCCTTACAACAATTTG GTTTTTCAGAAAAGGATGCAGATGAAGTAAAAGGAATTTTTGTTGATACTAACCTGTACTTTCTGGCATTGACATTCTTTGTCGCAGCATTCCAT CTTCTCTTTGATTTTCTTGCGTTCAAAAATGACATCAGCttttggaagaaaaagaggagcatGATTGGGATGTCTACAAAAGCAG tACTTTGGCGGTGCTTTAGTACTGTGGtaatatttcttttccttttggatGAACAAACAAGTTTATTGGTACTGATACCAGCAGGCATTGGTGCAGTGATTGAG CTCTGGAAAGTGAAGAAAGCTTTGAAAATGAAAATCAAGTGGCAAGGCTTGAGACCCAAAATTCAG TATGGTACATACAATGACtctgaaaagaaaactgaagagTATGATACCCAG GCTATGAAATATTTGTCATATTTGCTCTATCCACTGTGTATTGGAGGTGCAGGTTATTCCTTGTTGAATGTCAAATACAAAAG CTGGTACTCCTGGTTGATTAACAGTTTTGTTAATG GAGTGTATGCATTTGGATTCCTGTTCATGCTGCCCCAACTGTTTGTAAACTACAAG ATGAAATCTGTTGCACACTTACCATGGAAGGCTTTCACATACAAA GCATTCAACACCTTTATTGATGATATATTTGCCTTTATCATCACAATGCCAACATCTCACAGGCTGGCATGCTTCAGAGATGATGTTGTGTTCCTGGTGTATCTTTACCAAAGATG GCTTTATCCTGTGGATAAGAGCAGAGTGAATGAGTATGGAGAATCTTATGaagaaaagccaaaaaaaaaaaactcctaG